TTTCCAACTCTAATCCTCACAAGACAGTCATAAGATTATGAGATAACATCCATTAACCACACCATTTCTTCTTAATCAATCACATGGATCATAAATTGAGTTCATGTAAAATCTAACTTTTCTGGAATAGTTTTTGGGTTCAAGTCTCCTTACTAAAAGGTATGGTtgctttaggaaaaaaaaatatttccttTCAAGATTTATAACATCTTTCTCCTTTTCGacatttaaaaaatatagtGCACTAGACATCCTCAATCAAACAAGAAGGGAAGCTAAATCAAACATTCTTGTTAACCTAATTACCTAAACATCAAATGATTCAAATCCTACGAAACATAGTACATTATACAAGAAAATTACAAAGAAATAACAATAtgtttaatttaaatttcataCGCATAATTGGGAGAAACAATCCAATCAAAGATTAAAACTACACAGACCACAACTCAGggcaaaaactgaaaaataaaatgagaaaagaaaaaccaaaccTAATTTATGACAATCATAATCACCAAGAGTAGATAATGAAGATTTCAACTTTAGAGgaacagaaaacaaaagaaacccAAAAATAGTAGAATTCGAAACACCAAAAATTACAAACAAAAGAATGACACAAACACCAAGAATTCAGAAAAAGACTGCAAGAATTCTAAAACCAGAAACTTCAGCGTGAAGTGGCAAAAGAAATTGATCGAATTCAGTCAAAACGGTTCAGTGAAAGAACCAAATTATGCAGACTAGAAGTCAGGGCAAAAATTGGAAAAGAACTGATATAAGGAAGACCAAATCGATTTTCTTTAACCCAATTCCTGAAAAACTAATCACAAACGACCATAATCTTGGAAAGAAGCTTGAAAAGATCTCAGCTTAGAGGAGTAACAAACAGAagaacgcaaaaaaaaaaaatcataaaattcaAAACAACGATAACCAATAATCCATCACAAATTGAGATAAAAATCTAATTCGAAACAGATTTACCCAAAATCAATAAAGAAACCCAAGAAAattcacaaaagaaatggagacCTCAATGAAGTAGTTGCTTAGGTATATGGCGGCGTTCTCCCTAAGATCTTCGTCGAGGAACTCGATGATGGCCTGGGGCGTGGTCATTAGCCTCTTCATCCACTTTACCTtgtgcttcttgcccaacttttTCCCCTCCTTCAGAGATGTCGGAGGGAAAGTGGgtagttggggggggggggggggggcggatagagagagagagatgtccaTAGGCCGGTATGAACCGGTACGTACCAGTTTGGGCCGCCATTGGTATGCATACCGGTATGGTGGGCCTTGGTTTAAATAGAAAGGATGGGATCAAGAGGTCAAGGGATTGAGGTCGGGAGCTTCCGCGATGGGAATTAGTACGTATTTGAATTTGGGCATGTTAGGTCTAAAAAAATTTAGGCTCAATTAGCGTTCGCGACAACTGGTTAGGTTGTTTGTTGGGCCTCTAAATGGAGGCTACAACCCAACCCACTGGCCCAATTAGGGGTTCGATCTTGTACCTGTGAGCTAGAAGCTGCCATAAATCATGGCAAAAATGAGGAGTCATACTCgctgatggagagagagagagagagagagagagagagagagagaagaaaagatggaCTAAGGCTCAAGGCGGCAAGACTTAGGAGTAAGAAATAGTAACTAGTTAAAATAGTACCAAGTTTAACCTACATTTTTGAACATCTCATATTGTCTTCTGCTTGCAAGTATTCTTGACTTGACCTTTTTCCAACCCAAATTAGGCGAAACTTTTGCTTCCATGTGTGCACCTTGACCTCACCAGCTTGATCCCTAGCTGCGATCTCCGAAGTGTATCAATAATTGAGTCGAAACATACCAAAATTAGGATAAGATAATCAGTaataattaaaagaaataatTGAACCAAAGAGCATTTTAATTTAcgatttctatcaaatttgagCTCTGATATCATGTAGTCTATACAATTATCTCCAAAAATTTAAACTAATAGAAAAGGTTCAACAATGTATATCAAATTTAATTGACTAGTCAAAAATATAAGACAAGTCTTGCTCTTATCTTTGAAACGAGACTCTTGTGTATTAATATTATGATTCAAATCACTGTTCTCCAACCATGTGACTTTTTTAAGTAAATAATTACCGAtgaatatcttttttttaataggtACACAAGATTTAAATCATTGCTCTCCAATTATTTCCTCTCTCGGTGGGATACTACTAATACTTCATCAAATTTCTAACCTCTCTCAAATTAATGAGATTCCAACCACTTTCACCCAATGGAACTCTCACAATTTTAACTTGCTCTCAGAGGAAGGAAAATCATATTATAGAGGAGTGCTACTCGTACACTCTCATATAGATGGAAAAACTCCACATGTGCTATACATGTAAACATGTGGCATTGACCGGGCCAACAAAATTAATACTTTATATGGAAAGAATTTTAACTGGTTACTTTTTCTTACTCCTAATATTGCCGCCTTGAGCCCTCACCCATCTTTCCTTCTATCTCTCTCTTGAAGCTTCGCTCTATCATTGAGCACGACTCCTCATTTTTGCCATGGTTTATAGCAGCTCATAGTTCACAAGTACAACATCGAACCCTCTAATTGGGCTAGTGGGCTAAGTAACGTCCATTTAGAGGCCCAACAAACAACCTAATCAGTTGCTGCAGTATCGTAAGTTAATTGAGCCCAAATTTTTTAAACCTAACATGACCAAATCTAATTCTATAGCTCCAGGCCCAAAAACAAAGCTCCGGACCCAAATCGTACAAGCATATATGACAAATTAATACGAGCAGAGAGGATACGAGAATAATAGAAGATACAAAAAATTTCAATATATTGGTTAATCAAAGGTTTTTCAAACTATCTCTATCAACAAGTTAATCAAGAAGACTTGAATTATCACAAGTAAATTTTGCATGAAATATCAATTTAGATATTAATTTTGCAAGAAAAGATTGGATTAATATTTCTTCCAGGATATTGAATGTCACTGAATAATTTTGTCCCTAAATCTAATTATAAGATGGCTGATATATGTGTattgaatttaaaaaatatatttattgaaTGTCCATATCTGtatatatttgtttaaattACTGTTTGTCTAATATCTGAATGTCCAAACTTTCCTGAGAAGCAGCTATCCTACGTTCTTATCCGCATACAGTCGGATTAACGCATTTCTAGTTCCAACCAACGCGGCGTGCTGAAATAAACGAAACCACCCAAGCTCCCAAACGCTTTGGTTATCTCCAGACACCAAGTAAGAAGAGAGAGACATGCTTCGGGTTCTTGCCAGGCGATCATGGAGGGGACTCCAACAGCGTCAGAAGAGCATGGCCTTTtgctccgccgccgccgtcctTCCCGACGGCATCAATCGGAGCTCCGATGCCTTCGCCCGTAACTCCGCCGCCGTGCAGGACCTCATCTCCCAACTCCATTCCCACATCCATAAGGTCTCCCCAATTCTTTCTCCTTCTGTTCGATTTTGGAATCTGGGGCGGTTGGAATTCTTGGGGTTTGTTTTGATGCTTCTATTGCCAGGTGCTTGATGGTGGAGGTCCGGAAGCTGTGAGGAGGAACAGAAGTCGGAACAAGCTCCTCCCGAGGGAGCGGATTGATCGTATCATAGATCCCGGATCTTCATTTCTTGAACTATCTCAGGTTAGGGTacattgattatttttttcttctactttATCTGGTGGAATTGATGTAGGAGCAGAAGAGCATCTAGAATTTCTCAACTTTGGATTGTTTCTAGCTatgattcatttgaaattttccCTTTTTTGTATACACTGCAAACCTCTATTTAAGTTCAAAATGAGATGTTCACTGTCTAAATTGTCAAAAGATCATATCCTGATAATACCTTTCCTTTTTGTCTAAGTTGTTTCACTTGCTATTCTTCACTTCCATGACATCCATGTGGATGAGTCTTGTTGTACTGATTCAAGAATTACTATTCGAAATCGTTTCTTCCGAACACCATGAATTGGACAATTTTTTATCTTACAAGTTCTTTGTTGTATCATGCATGACAGTTTaaatttctttattattttataagtgGTATTGTATGAGTTTCTAGGGGCAACTTCAAATTGACTTTCTATGTTTCAATCACAGGCTCTAATTTGCATTTATTCATCCAACATCTTATTTtataatttcaaaaatattattttgctcTTTAGTAAATTTCAGCTTGACCTGATAAATTGTTATGCATGGCCATGCCCTTGACATTAGATATTAATTGGAGCGGGGAGCTCCATGTTGAAATTGGGGCATGGAGAATTTAATCTGTGGCACTTTTCCTTTTGTTATTTTAGCGTATGCTGGGAATAATGTATACACAAGGGGAAGGGCAACAAAGACAATCATTGAAAGATAAAAGAGATGTTACTGAATAGTTAATGATTGTAGCATGTCTGAAGGCACACTTTTAGAGATAGATTCACCCCGTTAGACGTTCGTGGGCCACTTCTTCAAGATATAGCTATCCTCCCTTGATTTGCCCTCATATATGTGATAGATGGAGAGCAAGTGTGACTTAGTAGTTACGCTAGGCCTCAATGAAcatgagatagagagagaatggaGGAACAATATGTTGTGATTGCATGTTCTTGCAATAATCAAGCGTGTAGGAAAATAATGTGCATAagataagaaaagatgaaagcAAGGCTTGATCTGTCAGACAAGACATTTGCAATGAGATAAGATGTTCATGAGATAAGATATTGACATGAGAGCAAATGGAAGCAAGACGTTCATGAGATAagataagaaaagatgaaagcAAGTCTGATTTGTTAGACAAGACATTGACATGCATGTGCATAAGCACCTCTCGCTGTAGGTTCACCTATCTTGCTGTGTCATCATGGACACAAGTGGTATTCCAGAAAAAAAACCTACTCAAAATTGAGTAGGTTACAGGAAGAAGACCATATGATATTCAAGAGGACTATACCGATTAGCCCACATAACAATGTGTTCCAATATGGCGTGACCACTAATGCAGACTTTGAAAAGGAAAACTTGCATTAGATGAAGTAAAAGCTTAGAATCCCCCTCTCACCATCTGCCTCAAGATGAAGTAAAAGCTTAGAATCCCCCTCTCACCACCTgcctcagagagagagagagagagaaggtgaATATATAAATCAATATTTTCTAACATGAAATTCCAGTACATcaaggatgtaatttatttatcTATCTGTTAATTGGCACATAGATGCAGAGTTCGATGTTATGCATGCCATCAGATTTTCTTATATAATCCTCAAAATAAATTTCATAACAGGCTTCAGTAGTAATAAATGTTTTATCTGCTTGAATATCACTGTTTGTGTCTATTGTGTGCATGCCTTAACTTGTTTCTTCTTCTAATGGAATTATATGTCACCGAAGCTTGCAGGTTACAACCTTTATGAGGAACCATTACCGTCCGGAGGGATTATAACTGGAATAGGGCCTGTACATGGGCGTCTGTGTATGTTTGTGGCTAATGACCCCACTGTAAAGGGGGGCACATATTATCCTATCACTGTCAAGAAACATCTGAGGGCACAAGAAGTTGCTGCTGAGTGCAAGTTGCCGTGCATATATCTTGTTGACAGTGGAGGTGCTAATCTTCCAAGACAGGCTGAAGTCTTTCCTGATCGTGATAATTTTGGTAGAATATTTTACAACCAAGCGAAAATGTCTGCTGAGGGTATTCCTCAGATTGCGCTGGTTTTAGGCTCTTGTACCGCCGGGGGTGCTTATATACCTGCAATGGCTGATGAAAGCATTATGGTCAAAGGAAATGGTACAATATTTCTAGCTGGTCCTCCCCTTGTGAAGGTCAGTGTCAATGTCAGTTCTTCTGCATGCTGCTGCTTGCAGTGGCATATcaattttttcccttttttttgtgaTGAAACTCCAAGAACTATATTTCTTTCAAACTCTAGGTTGATTATGAGGAGCAATTTTGATAGGCTGCTACAGGAGAAGAGGTCTCTGCTGAGGATTTGGGAGGGGCATCCATGCATTGTAAGATATCAGGAGTTTCAGATCACTTTGCAGAAGGtatctcttttatttttgatcAACTGCTACACCCTCACCATCTTTTGCCGCAAATTCTGTTATGAATCTGTGTATGCTAGGTTGTTTCGAATCAATCACGATGCAATTTATAATAGGCTGTATGCCTAACAGCATCCTGGATTTTGCTAAGAAGCTATCGTTTCACTTGAATCTTTCAGGCATATTgcattcttttgtttttgaaCATGACAGCATGTTTAATACATGAATAGTAATTATAATGTTGCCTTTAGAAGTTCCAGATTCTTGGCAAATCTGAATCCTGCCTAAGTTATCTTCTTCATTTATCATATCTTGGTTATAACTAAAGCAGTAACTAAAACACAGTAATGGTTTGCAGAGATATGAGAGACTCCCTTGTGGGACTCAAAAGCATGATTACGGTTAAGGTAGTCTTTTTACCATCAAAAATCAtttagaatcatcaatttatccCATATTTAAAGTTGGGTTGCTCTAAAGTTGAAGCTACTTGACTAATTTTTGATATGTCTATGGTAGAAAGTATCCAGGGAAGGACAGTGGGCGTTTCCAAGTATCACAAATCCCATAAGATGGTTCAAATACTTCTCATTATTATCATAACAGTCAAACCCTATCCCAACAATCAATTAAACTCGATTATTGATGGTGAACATCATCTAGAGGAGGAAAAGGGGTGTTTTCAAATATTggcaattatatcaaatggtttGAGTTTATTTTGTTACTTTAACCTATCTAAATTTTCAGAGATAACAAATTCCATAGTTGTTGATCTGTAACTAATGGTTAGACTTACAAAATTAATACATTATGACAACTGCAACATTATTATAGCAGGAATCCTTTTGACACATCTTTTCCCTTGCCCTTCAATGGGCATGTAATATGCCTCATAGACATTGACCATACCGACTCTTCACTTTGTTCCCTTTCCACAACATATGCTTTAAATTGTAATATATGACTTGCGATGTATACAACTATATTGGTTCATATTGGTTATTATTTATGAGATTAAGTGTTCTGTGTAGCTATACACATATCTTGTTTCCAACACCACAGATTTGTTCAGTTGCAAACTCTGAGAAATACTTGCACCAATTATTGCACTGGATAGGATGGTTAAAATGGTTTTAGTTTGGATGATGATTTATGGCATTTGAGTCATTTCTTTCAGGCTCAAGTTTCTTACTTTTCCTGCTATACCAAAAACTCATATTGGCTTTAAACATGTTATATTCCACTTATTGTGCAGTACTGACTTACTTTAAAAGAAGGCCTTTTTTTCTTTACCATCACCTCTGTCATCTCTTATTTTGTTTCACTCCTGTTCTTTTCTTTCAGTCTTTCCTTTGTTTTTGACAAGATACAAACAATCATTTTTTTCTATATTCCTGATTATCGATGTAAAATACAACTTGATATAGATGAACTTCATGGTCTGGCGATTGGGAGAAATGTCATTAAGAACTTATACATGGCCGGGAAAGGGGCAGTTAGTTCAACAAGTTTTTCTTCTAATTACGAAGAACCATTATATGATGTCAAGGATCTTCGTTCGATTGCACCAAGTGATCAGAAGCAGCCCTTCGACATTCGATCTGTAATTGCTCATATTGTAGATGGTAGTGAATTTGATGAATTTAAAAAGTTATATGGCACTGTAAGATCCTTTAATTTTTTGAAGTTTAGATTGCGTTCATTGCATTTCTGGTTTTAACTCTGCAAATATGGGAATGTTGACTTGACTTTGTATATGTATAGACACTTGTAACAGGTTTTGCAAGGATTCATGGACAACCAGTTGGAATAATAGGAAACAATGGCATATTATTTACTGAATCTGCTTTGAAAGGGTCTCACTTCATTGAGTTGTGTGCACAACGTAACATTCCTTTGATCTTTCTTCAGAACATCACTGGATTTATGGTACAGTTTTGGCATTGAGCTTATTCCATGCATTTATGTCGTATAATATACTAGATGACTCACTTATCAATTTGTTAGTGGTACCCATTTGTTAAGTTCACGTCCGAAGATAGACTTTAGGATTTTGTTACTTGTTTGTTGATTTATAGTTTAAAGCCATACTTGATGCTTCTCAACAATTGTCCAGCCAAGTAATTCAGACAAGGACATAACCATTTTGAGGAATTTGTGATGATGCTTTTCTTCCCATATTTCTGCTATTTAGGAAGAAAATTGGTTACTGTTTCGTATAGAATTTTAGGAAAAATGTTTTTTTATTCGCTAATTCTTAGACCGACCATCTTTTCTCAATGAAGTTATCTTCCAGATTCCCTTTAACGCTTTAGGCCGCCCTGTTTGTGCACATAATTTaagatcagattttttttttttattttgagagagaAACTTTACAATCAGATTATTGAATCTTTCTTGGCTATATATTTCTTTTGCGGGTTACACTTACTGCCAGTCCCCACTTTCCCAATTTGTTTCTCTTAAGTTTCATCTGTATTAACTGGTAAAAAGTCTTCTTATAAATGGCCTCGCATGAATGAATTGTGCTGAACTTGATTTGTTAAGGCTCTGAAGGTTCATGTTAATGTTTGCAGCAAGTTCTGCCGGAAATAAGCAAATGCTGGATTTTGGACATTTAAATGAGATTTCCGATGCTTAAAGTTTGTGCAAAGTTCTATTGGTGATGGAATTTATGAATGCATTTACTATTGAAAATCTGCTTTGCTGTATAGGTTGGGTCAAAATCTGAGGCAACTGGTATTGCCAAAGCTGGAGCAAAAATGGTGATGGCAGTTTCCTGTGCAAAGGTCATGCTTTTATCTTCTTCTATTTTAAACTTTTCTCCAGAAAGCTTTATTTACCTTTCCACAGACTCCATATTTATTAATATGACCATGCTTGTCTAATTCAAAGGGGAGggcttgtagaaatatcaaccaCCTCTGTTAAAATATACAGTAATCAGCTTTTTGACAGTTGGATTCTAGAGATTGTCTTGTTGTTAGATTCATGTTACTTGACAGAGTAGCCATTAAATCTATCCTCCTATCTTGTTCTTGTTCATTGCTTACTGTTCTCCATGGCAAcattcttgtcattgtctaaatTGCTGTTTATAAAACATTGTTAAAAATGACATTTGGTAAGGATAGCTTGAACAGGTAAAATGGATTCAATAACTGTGAAGGTTTCAGCCACTATCTAGTAGAACCAATCGGCAACCacagaatttttaagaaaagggTCCACTTGTGTAAATGAACCTAAGACTTCCATCATTAGAGGACACCTTTTTGTTCTTGGTTCCAAGTGCATAGGTAGTAAGAGTACCATTACTAATTACTACATATGTGAAGAACTGGAGTCTGGAACTGACAGGATTTGCTAATATTTGTGTGGAAAAGTCTACTATTTAACATCGGTGCATTTCCTAAAATGCACTAAGTCTTGGTATCAACAGTGATTATTACCTGGTTTGATGCTAATATTCCGAACCCTGTTTTTCAACAACTTGGCTTTAAGCCATTGTTCCATCTTGAGTAGAGTTTGAGTATAAAAATTTTGAGTTTCATTTATGTTGGCAAATGTGTATCATATTTGGCTTCCTTTACAATATCACACTTGTATCACCAAGTCATATTTGGAAAATGGTTGGTCATCACCTGTCATATGAAGTCATAATCCGCCTTTGGTCATCTCATAGGAACTCCATTTTTTTATTCCTGTATCACTGTTTTGTGATCCCAGTGAATCATGTTAATCAGATAGTTCATCTTATTGAAACATTCTGCAGGTTCCAAAAATAACTCTAATTGTTGGTGGAAGTTTTGGTGCTGGAAATTATGGAATGTGCGGGCGTGCATACAGTCCCAATTTCTTGTTTCTCTGGCCTACTGCCAAAATATCTGTGATGGGTGGCATACAGGTAGCACTGTTATTCCATTTAGCATGATATAGAGACCCATTTATTGAGTAGGTGTAAAACTTTGGAGTATGTTGCCTCCTTTCAGGTGGCTTGTAAAGCTCAACTTATAGGCAGGAAAGTGCATATGCTCAATCAATGTTATAGCTATAAGACTTGATTAACATCACATTCATCCATTTCTTATAATTTTCCTGTGTTAGATGACTTGGCAAAATGACAGctcattgaccaaagtttgtTGATTAACATCACATTCATCCATTTCTTATTATTTTCCTGTGTTAGATGACTCGGCAAAATGACAGCTCCTTGACCAAATTTTGAGGGGTCAGCGACCTGACGTGATTTTATAAACTAAAGCTTTTCAGTCATTCCTTTATCTAAGTTGTGGTAGCAGAATGAAGTCTTGTTTTGGTTATGGCCTTCATGTCTCTCATTTTACTCTTCTTTACCTTTACAGGCTGCTGGTGTACTCGCCCAAATTGAAAGAAGCAACAAGAAAAGGCAAGGAATTGAGGTACTAATGTAACTTTCATATCTCAATATAACGAACCATCATATTGCAACTAATTGCAAAAATTGCTTCAATCCATGACAAAAGAGTGCATGTCATgttggtttgccaaaattatacAGTGCCCTGAGACAAGTCGTGTGTTGCTTCTCTCTTCTGAGTTCTGCATGGACTGAATCAGTTGACAATGTAGTGTAGTGGCTGCAATAGAATTGCACCTATACACCTAGTTTTTTCCACCAAGTATCTTTCTCTTTGATTCAGCATAAGATTAATCCATAACATGCACAGATCTTGTGATGTTAATGCAGTGgacaaaggaggaagaagaaaaatttaaaagcagAGTTGTGGAAGCTTATGAGATAGAAGGAAGCCCTTACTACTCCACAGCAAGACTCTGGGATGATGGAATCATA
This is a stretch of genomic DNA from Phoenix dactylifera cultivar Barhee BC4 chromosome 9, palm_55x_up_171113_PBpolish2nd_filt_p, whole genome shotgun sequence. It encodes these proteins:
- the LOC103701816 gene encoding methylcrotonoyl-CoA carboxylase beta chain, mitochondrial isoform X2, which gives rise to MLRVLARRSWRGLQQRQKSMAFCSAAAVLPDGINRSSDAFARNSAAVQDLISQLHSHIHKVLDGGGPEAVRRNRSRNKLLPRERIDRIIDPGSSFLELSQLAGYNLYEEPLPSGGIITGIGPVHGRLCMFVANDPTVKGGTYYPITVKKHLRAQEVAAECKLPCIYLVDSGGANLPRQAEVFPDRDNFGRIFYNQAKMSAEGIPQIALVLGSCTAGGAYIPAMADESIMVKGNGTIFLAGPPLVKAATGEEVSAEDLGGASMHCKISGVSDHFAEDELHGLAIGRNVIKNLYMAGKGAVSSTSFSSNYEEPLYDVKDLRSIAPSDQKQPFDIRSVIAHIVDGSEFDEFKKLYGTTLVTGFARIHGQPVGIIGNNGILFTESALKGSHFIELCAQRNIPLIFLQNITGFMVGSKSEATGIAKAGAKMVMAVSCAKVPKITLIVGGSFGAGNYGMCGRAYSPNFLFLWPTAKISVMGGIQAAGVLAQIERSNKKRQGIEIL
- the LOC103701816 gene encoding methylcrotonoyl-CoA carboxylase beta chain, mitochondrial isoform X1, which encodes MLRVLARRSWRGLQQRQKSMAFCSAAAVLPDGINRSSDAFARNSAAVQDLISQLHSHIHKVLDGGGPEAVRRNRSRNKLLPRERIDRIIDPGSSFLELSQLAGYNLYEEPLPSGGIITGIGPVHGRLCMFVANDPTVKGGTYYPITVKKHLRAQEVAAECKLPCIYLVDSGGANLPRQAEVFPDRDNFGRIFYNQAKMSAEGIPQIALVLGSCTAGGAYIPAMADESIMVKGNGTIFLAGPPLVKAATGEEVSAEDLGGASMHCKISGVSDHFAEDELHGLAIGRNVIKNLYMAGKGAVSSTSFSSNYEEPLYDVKDLRSIAPSDQKQPFDIRSVIAHIVDGSEFDEFKKLYGTTLVTGFARIHGQPVGIIGNNGILFTESALKGSHFIELCAQRNIPLIFLQNITGFMVGSKSEATGIAKAGAKMVMAVSCAKVPKITLIVGGSFGAGNYGMCGRAYSPNFLFLWPTAKISVMGGIQAAGVLAQIERSNKKRQGIEWTKEEEEKFKSRVVEAYEIEGSPYYSTARLWDDGIIDPADTRKVLGLCLSASMKHVPEETKYGVFRM